A genomic window from Variovorax paradoxus includes:
- the ccoS gene encoding cbb3-type cytochrome oxidase assembly protein CcoS, with the protein MDILFLLIPLSVVLVLAILGGLWWAIERGQFDDVETEGDRILHGD; encoded by the coding sequence ATGGACATCCTCTTCCTGCTCATCCCGCTGTCCGTGGTGCTGGTTCTCGCGATCCTCGGCGGGCTCTGGTGGGCGATCGAGCGCGGCCAGTTCGACGACGTCGAGACCGAAGGCGACCGCATCCTGCACGGCGATTGA
- a CDS encoding heavy metal translocating P-type ATPase → MQAALAPFSTHPPAAAATADTWQVLDDPAEWPAFGQLVEGDAATGQWASQVAVEGMHCTACAFTVEAALLKVPGVREAQVNGASRRARVVWSAAVTRPSRWFEASAAAGYPLVPAGSQLASAGRARELRMALWRWLVSGFCMMQVMMYAYPAYIARPGDMTDDAAQLLRWASWVLTLPVVLFSCGPFFRSAWRDLRAGRIGMDLPVAFGVLAAFAVSSAATFDASGPLGHEVYFDSLTMFVFFLLTGRWLEARLRDRTAGSLEALMNRLPDSIDRLAPDGSWTRVAVRRLAAADVVRVRPGEAFPADGVVIEGDTSADEALLTGESRPVPRPRGDRVLAGSHNLSAVVSVRIESVGEDTRFAQIVRLMESAASRKPRLALLADRVARPFLVAVLASATVAAVFWWHTDPGKALMVAVAVLIVTCPCALSLATPAAMLASAGALARGGVLTSNLQALEALASVDTVVFDKTGTLTGDIPRLERIYCRQGLRPGDALEMAAALAAQSLHPVAQALVNAWNAQFRSPPGWTVEQATEAAGLGLEGLLRRTCARAGTGQRARLGSSAFCSVNALEVDAAQVHLADEQGWVASFVLAEELRADAAVAVAALRAQGLTVRLLSGDRDSAAKEIAARCGIDFAQGGCTPEDKLDVLWRLQAEGRQIAMVGDGLNDGPSLARANASFAFGRSVPLSRAHADFVVLGDRLATIPDAIAQARKTLQVVRQNLWWAAGYNALCVPLAVAGWLPAWLAGLGMAASSLVVVLNAARLAAAGKASR, encoded by the coding sequence ATGCAAGCTGCGCTCGCCCCGTTCTCTACGCATCCGCCGGCCGCTGCGGCCACCGCCGACACCTGGCAGGTGCTCGACGACCCGGCCGAATGGCCGGCGTTCGGCCAGCTGGTGGAGGGCGATGCAGCCACCGGCCAGTGGGCATCGCAGGTCGCGGTCGAGGGCATGCACTGCACCGCTTGCGCTTTTACCGTCGAGGCCGCGCTGCTGAAGGTGCCCGGGGTGCGCGAGGCACAGGTCAATGGGGCCAGCCGGCGGGCGCGCGTGGTGTGGTCGGCCGCGGTCACCCGGCCTTCACGCTGGTTCGAGGCTTCGGCTGCTGCCGGATACCCGCTGGTTCCCGCCGGCAGCCAGTTGGCAAGCGCGGGGCGTGCGCGCGAACTGCGCATGGCGCTGTGGCGCTGGCTGGTCTCGGGCTTCTGCATGATGCAAGTGATGATGTATGCCTACCCGGCTTACATCGCCAGGCCGGGCGACATGACGGACGACGCGGCGCAGTTGCTGCGCTGGGCCTCCTGGGTGCTCACGCTGCCCGTCGTGCTGTTCTCCTGCGGTCCCTTCTTCCGCAGCGCCTGGCGCGACCTGCGCGCGGGCCGCATCGGCATGGATCTTCCGGTGGCGTTCGGCGTGCTCGCGGCCTTCGCGGTCAGCAGCGCCGCCACCTTCGACGCCAGCGGGCCGCTGGGCCACGAGGTCTACTTCGACTCGCTGACGATGTTCGTCTTCTTCCTGCTGACCGGCCGCTGGCTCGAGGCACGCCTGCGAGACCGTACCGCCGGCTCGCTCGAGGCCTTGATGAACCGCCTGCCCGACAGCATCGATCGACTCGCGCCCGACGGCAGCTGGACCCGCGTGGCCGTGCGCAGGCTCGCAGCCGCAGACGTGGTGCGCGTGCGCCCCGGCGAGGCGTTTCCGGCCGACGGCGTGGTGATCGAAGGCGACACCAGCGCCGACGAGGCCCTGCTGACCGGCGAATCCCGGCCCGTGCCGCGCCCCCGCGGCGATCGTGTGCTGGCCGGCAGCCACAACCTATCGGCGGTGGTCAGTGTGCGGATCGAATCGGTGGGCGAGGACACGCGCTTCGCCCAGATCGTGCGGCTGATGGAAAGCGCCGCCTCGCGCAAGCCGCGCCTGGCGCTGCTGGCGGACCGGGTGGCGCGGCCTTTTCTCGTCGCGGTGCTCGCATCGGCGACGGTGGCGGCAGTGTTCTGGTGGCACACGGACCCGGGCAAGGCGCTGATGGTGGCGGTCGCGGTGCTCATCGTGACCTGCCCCTGTGCGCTCTCGCTCGCGACACCGGCTGCCATGCTCGCGAGCGCCGGTGCCCTGGCGCGCGGCGGCGTACTGACTTCCAACCTGCAAGCGCTGGAGGCGCTGGCGTCGGTCGATACGGTCGTGTTCGACAAGACCGGCACGTTGACTGGCGACATCCCGCGGCTGGAGCGCATCTATTGCCGGCAGGGCCTGCGGCCCGGCGACGCACTTGAAATGGCGGCGGCGCTCGCTGCGCAGTCGCTGCATCCCGTTGCGCAGGCGCTGGTGAATGCATGGAATGCCCAGTTCCGCTCGCCACCGGGCTGGACCGTGGAACAGGCCACCGAAGCCGCAGGGCTCGGGCTCGAAGGCCTGCTGCGCCGGACGTGTGCGCGCGCCGGAACAGGCCAGCGTGCGCGTCTTGGCTCGTCGGCCTTCTGCAGCGTGAATGCGCTGGAGGTTGACGCTGCGCAGGTCCACCTGGCCGACGAGCAGGGATGGGTCGCCAGCTTCGTGCTGGCCGAAGAGCTTCGCGCCGATGCCGCCGTTGCGGTGGCTGCGCTGCGCGCGCAGGGCCTGACGGTGCGGCTGCTCTCGGGTGATCGCGACAGCGCCGCGAAGGAGATCGCCGCGCGCTGCGGCATCGACTTCGCGCAGGGTGGCTGCACGCCGGAGGACAAGCTCGACGTGCTCTGGCGGCTGCAGGCCGAGGGACGGCAGATTGCGATGGTGGGCGACGGCCTCAACGACGGCCCCTCGCTGGCGCGTGCGAACGCCTCGTTCGCCTTCGGCCGCAGCGTGCCGCTGTCGCGCGCGCACGCCGATTTCGTCGTGTTGGGCGACAGGCTCGCCACCATTCCAGATGCCATCGCGCAAGCCCGCAAGACGCTGCAGGTGGTGCGCCAGAACCTCTGGTGGGCCGCGGGCTACAACGCGCTGTGCGTGCCGCTCGCGGTAGCAGGCTGGTTGCCGGCGTGGCTCGCGGGCCTGGGCATGGCCGCGAGCTCCCTCGTGGTGGTCCTCAATGCTGCACGGCTCGCGGCCGCCGGCAAGGCAAGCCGCTGA
- a CDS encoding universal stress protein — protein sequence MFKRILVATDGSTLSKKAVASAIALAAQNDADLVALNVVPRYPRSYFEGSMTFSPEDIGRVEKQWAEKAQAMLDTVSARAKESGVRVKTATANSDLVAESIIAAAKKHKSDLIVMASHGRKGIKRLLLGSETQHVLAHSALPVLVLR from the coding sequence ATGTTCAAGCGCATCCTCGTCGCCACCGACGGCTCCACACTTTCGAAGAAGGCTGTCGCGAGCGCGATCGCTCTCGCCGCACAGAACGATGCCGACCTGGTGGCGCTCAACGTGGTTCCGCGCTACCCCCGAAGCTACTTCGAGGGCTCCATGACCTTTTCGCCAGAGGACATCGGCCGCGTCGAGAAGCAATGGGCCGAGAAGGCACAGGCAATGCTCGACACCGTGAGCGCACGCGCCAAGGAAAGCGGCGTGCGTGTCAAGACGGCGACGGCCAACTCTGACTTGGTGGCGGAGTCGATCATCGCCGCGGCGAAAAAGCACAAGAGCGACCTGATCGTGATGGCCTCGCACGGCCGCAAGGGCATCAAGCGGCTGCTGCTTGGCAGCGAGACGCAGCACGTGCTGGCGCATTCGGCGCTGCCTGTGCTGGTGCTTCGCTAG
- the fusA gene encoding elongation factor G, protein MPSRSNGLAAEVEAVRTLALVGAAAAGKTSLAEALLYKAGAIGACGSIERGSTVSDHDPLERRMQHSLNASVMHLTHAGTRIHFIDTPGGPDFLGQSLPALEAVETAAVVINAATGIEPMAVRMMEYAASRHLARMIIVTKIDSQGVSLAGLLADIQATFGRECLPLNVPDGVGRQVVDCFFNRFGRSDFGPVEAAHRALVEQVVEVDAAFVDRYLEEGDVDPAELHAPLEQALREGHLIPVCFVSSRSGAGVAELLDVIVKLLPDPTEANPPDFIVGEGGQAKPMEARPDPSLHVLAHVFKVTIDPYVGKMGIFRVHQGTLTRDSQLYIGDGRKPFKVGHLFMLQGKDHVEVSHAVPGDIVAVAKVEEIHFDAVLHDVAEDSHVHLAPLAFPVPVYGLAVEPKRHGDEQRAWEILGKLTAEDPCLRIEHVAATNETVLYGLGELHLRIVLERLREVYRFEVQTRPPRIAYRESVTVPAEGHHRHKKQTGGAGQFGEVFLRIEPLARGAGFQFADEVRGGAIPGQFIPAVEKGVREVLVCGAIAGYPVVDVRVVVHDGKHHSVDSKDIAFATAGRKAFMAAIREARPVVLEPIVQIEIDVPEHSVGDVTSDLSSRRGLVTGTSALGGGVVTVGGQVPMAELANYQSRLNAMTSGQGRYTIALSHYEAVPPAVQQTLTDQYRVHEED, encoded by the coding sequence ATGCCAAGCCGATCGAACGGCCTCGCGGCCGAAGTGGAAGCAGTGCGAACGCTGGCGCTCGTCGGCGCCGCGGCCGCCGGCAAGACCTCTCTTGCCGAGGCCTTGTTGTACAAGGCAGGCGCCATCGGTGCCTGCGGCAGCATCGAACGCGGCAGCACCGTCAGCGACCACGACCCGCTCGAGCGCCGCATGCAGCACTCGCTCAACGCATCGGTGATGCACCTCACGCATGCCGGCACGCGCATCCACTTCATCGACACGCCCGGCGGCCCCGACTTCCTCGGCCAGAGCCTGCCGGCGCTGGAGGCGGTCGAAACGGCGGCGGTGGTCATCAATGCCGCCACAGGCATCGAGCCGATGGCGGTGCGCATGATGGAGTACGCGGCCTCGCGCCACCTTGCCCGCATGATCATCGTCACCAAGATCGACTCGCAGGGCGTCTCGCTGGCGGGCCTGCTGGCCGACATCCAGGCCACCTTCGGCCGCGAATGCCTGCCGCTGAACGTGCCCGACGGGGTCGGCAGGCAGGTGGTGGACTGCTTCTTCAACCGCTTCGGGCGGTCCGACTTCGGCCCTGTAGAAGCGGCGCACCGCGCGCTGGTGGAGCAGGTGGTCGAGGTCGACGCGGCCTTCGTCGACCGCTACCTCGAGGAAGGCGACGTGGATCCGGCCGAGCTGCATGCGCCGCTGGAGCAGGCGCTGCGCGAAGGCCACCTGATCCCGGTGTGCTTCGTCTCGTCGCGCAGCGGCGCCGGCGTGGCCGAGCTGCTGGACGTGATCGTCAAGCTCCTGCCAGACCCGACCGAGGCCAACCCGCCGGACTTCATCGTTGGCGAGGGCGGGCAGGCCAAGCCCATGGAGGCCAGGCCCGACCCGTCGCTGCACGTGCTGGCGCACGTGTTCAAGGTCACGATCGACCCCTATGTCGGCAAGATGGGCATCTTCCGCGTACACCAGGGCACGCTCACGCGCGACAGCCAGCTCTACATTGGCGACGGCCGCAAGCCCTTCAAGGTGGGGCACCTGTTCATGCTCCAGGGCAAGGACCATGTCGAGGTGTCGCACGCAGTGCCCGGCGACATCGTGGCGGTGGCCAAGGTCGAGGAGATCCATTTCGACGCCGTGCTGCACGATGTGGCCGAAGACAGCCACGTGCATCTCGCGCCTCTGGCGTTCCCGGTGCCGGTGTACGGCCTGGCCGTGGAGCCCAAGCGCCATGGCGACGAGCAGCGCGCCTGGGAGATCCTCGGCAAGCTCACGGCCGAGGATCCGTGCCTGCGCATCGAGCATGTGGCCGCGACCAACGAGACGGTCCTCTACGGGCTCGGCGAACTGCACCTGCGCATCGTGCTCGAACGCCTGCGCGAGGTGTACCGCTTCGAGGTCCAGACGCGCCCGCCCCGCATTGCCTACCGCGAGAGCGTGACCGTGCCGGCCGAGGGCCACCACCGGCACAAGAAACAGACCGGCGGCGCTGGCCAGTTCGGCGAAGTCTTCCTGCGCATCGAGCCGCTGGCGCGCGGCGCGGGCTTCCAGTTCGCCGATGAGGTCAGGGGTGGCGCGATTCCGGGCCAGTTCATCCCCGCGGTCGAGAAGGGCGTGCGCGAGGTGCTGGTGTGCGGCGCGATCGCCGGCTACCCCGTGGTCGATGTGCGCGTTGTTGTGCACGATGGCAAGCACCACAGCGTCGACAGCAAGGACATCGCCTTCGCGACAGCCGGCCGCAAGGCCTTCATGGCCGCCATCCGCGAGGCCCGGCCGGTCGTGCTCGAGCCGATCGTCCAGATCGAGATCGACGTGCCGGAGCATTCCGTCGGCGATGTCACCAGCGACCTGTCGTCGCGGCGCGGCCTAGTCACCGGAACGTCGGCCCTGGGGGGCGGTGTTGTGACCGTCGGCGGGCAGGTGCCCATGGCCGAACTGGCCAACTACCAGTCGCGACTCAATGCAATGACCAGCGGCCAGGGGCGCTACACCATTGCGTTGTCACACTACGAAGCGGTGCCACCGGCTGTCCAGCAGACGCTGACGGACCAGTACCGGGTGCATGAAGAGGACTAG
- a CDS encoding TetR/AcrR family transcriptional regulator, with the protein MRVKTEAKRDAIVQVAAEVFRELGFEGASMVEIAARVGGSRATLYGYFSSKEELFVAVTHGTAKVHFAPIFEALGQESDDDLEQVLQRFGEKILAVVCSQEAIQARRAVIAESGRSDIGRLFYEGGPKKGLTEVAGFLELQMQKGRLRKADPQVAARHLTALLDSETVMPALLGIEGPLSRKDLREATRRALQTFLGGYAPEGKKTK; encoded by the coding sequence ATGCGAGTCAAAACAGAGGCCAAGCGCGACGCCATCGTTCAGGTGGCCGCGGAGGTCTTCCGGGAGCTGGGATTCGAAGGGGCCTCCATGGTGGAGATCGCTGCGCGTGTGGGCGGCTCGAGGGCCACGCTGTATGGCTACTTCAGCTCCAAGGAGGAGTTGTTCGTTGCCGTGACGCACGGCACGGCCAAGGTCCATTTCGCGCCAATTTTTGAGGCGCTCGGGCAGGAGAGTGACGACGACCTCGAACAAGTGCTGCAACGCTTCGGCGAAAAAATCCTGGCGGTGGTGTGTTCGCAAGAGGCCATCCAGGCGCGCAGGGCCGTGATCGCGGAGTCAGGCCGCAGCGACATCGGGCGGTTGTTCTACGAAGGAGGGCCCAAGAAGGGGCTGACGGAGGTGGCGGGGTTTCTGGAACTGCAGATGCAAAAGGGCCGGCTGCGCAAGGCCGATCCGCAGGTAGCGGCGCGCCACTTGACGGCATTGCTGGATTCGGAGACCGTCATGCCGGCTCTTCTCGGTATCGAAGGACCGTTATCCCGAAAGGATTTGCGGGAAGCAACGCGACGGGCTCTGCAGACCTTTCTCGGAGGCTATGCGCCCGAAGGAAAGAAGACGAAGTGA
- a CDS encoding efflux RND transporter periplasmic adaptor subunit — protein sequence MRPPLTYGLTFTAALASTFMLVACGKPPGGPPAAQGMPEVGVVSVQPQRVAITAELPGRTTPFLIADVRPQVGGIVKARQFREGSDVKAGETLYQIDPATYKATYDSNVAALAKAQASLTTTRLKAERYKELVAIKAVSQQDYDDAAASLGQGEADVASARANVETSRINLAYARIDAPISGRIGKSTVTPGALVTASQSTALATIQQLDPIYVDVTQSSAAMLQLKQAMARGDLQKSGANAARVRLLLEDGSAYPLEGKLEFSDVTVDQNTGAITLRAVFPNPKADLLPGMYVRAVLQEGVKEQALMVPQQAVSRDSTGKPTAYVVNAQHKLQRRVLETERAIGDQWLVRSGLQAGDQLVVDGLQRAAPGVEVKTVQWNPKSKPGTETTAKAALPSPGTTAD from the coding sequence ATGCGTCCACCTCTCACCTATGGCCTGACCTTCACGGCAGCCCTCGCTTCTACCTTCATGCTTGTCGCCTGCGGCAAGCCACCGGGCGGGCCGCCTGCCGCGCAGGGCATGCCCGAGGTCGGGGTGGTGTCGGTGCAGCCGCAGCGCGTGGCCATCACGGCCGAGCTGCCCGGGCGCACGACGCCCTTTCTCATCGCCGACGTACGGCCCCAGGTCGGCGGCATCGTGAAGGCCCGCCAGTTCCGCGAAGGCAGCGACGTGAAGGCCGGCGAAACGCTCTATCAGATCGATCCCGCCACCTACAAGGCGACCTACGACAGCAACGTCGCCGCGCTCGCCAAGGCGCAGGCCAGCCTCACGACCACGCGGCTGAAGGCCGAGCGCTACAAGGAACTGGTCGCCATCAAGGCCGTGAGCCAACAGGACTACGACGACGCCGCCGCCTCGCTGGGCCAAGGCGAGGCCGATGTCGCCTCGGCGCGGGCCAATGTGGAGACGAGCCGTATCAACCTCGCCTATGCGCGCATCGACGCGCCAATCTCCGGGCGCATCGGCAAGTCGACAGTCACGCCCGGCGCGCTGGTCACGGCGAGCCAGTCGACCGCGCTGGCCACCATCCAGCAGCTCGATCCGATCTATGTCGACGTGACGCAATCCAGCGCCGCGATGCTTCAGCTGAAGCAGGCCATGGCCCGCGGCGATCTGCAAAAGAGCGGCGCCAACGCCGCGAGGGTGCGGCTGCTGCTCGAAGACGGAAGCGCCTATCCGCTCGAAGGCAAGCTCGAGTTCTCTGACGTCACCGTAGACCAGAACACCGGCGCCATCACGCTGCGCGCGGTGTTTCCCAACCCCAAGGCGGACCTGCTGCCCGGCATGTACGTGCGCGCCGTGTTGCAGGAAGGCGTGAAGGAACAGGCGCTCATGGTGCCGCAGCAGGCCGTGTCGCGCGACAGCACCGGCAAGCCGACGGCCTATGTGGTGAATGCCCAGCACAAGCTGCAGCGGCGCGTGCTCGAAACGGAACGCGCCATCGGCGACCAATGGCTGGTGCGCAGCGGCCTGCAGGCCGGCGACCAGCTCGTGGTGGACGGCCTGCAGCGCGCGGCGCCAGGCGTCGAGGTGAAGACGGTGCAGTGGAACCCCAAGTCCAAGCCCGGCACTGAAACGACTGCCAAGGCGGCCCTCCCCTCGCCCGGCACCACGGCGGACTGA
- a CDS encoding efflux RND transporter permease subunit yields the protein MARFFIDRPIFAWVLAIIVMLGGVMSIATLPIAQYPSIAPPAVAITANYPGASAKTLEDTVTQVIEQKMKGLDRLSYMASTSESSGSVTITLTFENGTDPDTAQVQVQNKLSLATPLLPQEVQQQGVTVTKSATNFLNVLAFTSEDGSMNGSDLSDYVAANVQDAISRVEGVGDTTLFGSQYAMRVWLDPNKLSSFSLTPLDVKNAITAQNAQVSAGQLGGMPAASNQQLNATITSQTRLKTAQEFEDILLRTQTDGSQVRLRDVARIELGSESYNTVGRYNGKPAAGLAIKLATGANALDTVKAVDARLAELEKFFPQGMKVQKPYDTTPFVRISIEEVIKTLVEAVVLVFLVMYLFLQNFRATLIPTIAVPVVLLGTFGVLAAFGFTINTLTMFAMVLAIGLLVDDAIVVVENVERVMADEGLPPKEATRKSMGQITGALVGVALVLAAVFVPMAFFGGSTGVIYRQFSITIVSAMTLSVLVALVLTPALCATLLKPVDKDHAMATTGFFGWFNRSFDRGNRRYQGIVRHMVGKGWRYMALYAVLFAVVVFGFMKLPVGFLPDEDQGTMFALVQLPPGATNTRTEEVIRQVEHHFLVDQKDAVSGIFTVAGFSFAGSGQNTGFAFIKLKPWNEREGEALSVTGVAAKAGAFFNTIRDAKVFAFAPPAVAELGNATGFDLMLQDRANLGHEALMQARNQLLGTLAKDKRLVAVRPNGMEDTPEFRLEIDPHKAQAQGLSMSDINDTFSTAWGSSYVNDFIDKGRVKKVMLQADAQYRMLPEDIDRWYVRNSAGTMVPFTSFAKAGWSSGSPRLERYNGVPSVEILGMAMPGAASSGDALAIVEAAVAKLPPGIGYEWTGLSRQEKASSGQTGLLYGLSILIVFLCLAALYESWAIPFSVILVVPLGVLGALVGAILTWKMNDVYFQVGLLTTIGLASKNAILIVEFAKDLHAHGKSLVESAMEAARMRLRPILMTSLAFVLGVLPMVLGTGAGAGAQHALGTAVIGGMLSGTLLAIFFVPLFFVLVRGLFKGRSPSPALPALPDSHAQPAAAAS from the coding sequence ATGGCACGCTTCTTCATCGACCGCCCCATCTTCGCGTGGGTCCTCGCCATCATCGTGATGCTGGGCGGCGTCATGTCCATCGCCACGCTGCCGATCGCGCAGTACCCGAGCATCGCGCCGCCCGCCGTCGCAATCACCGCCAACTACCCCGGCGCTTCCGCCAAGACGCTCGAAGACACCGTCACCCAGGTCATCGAGCAGAAGATGAAGGGACTGGACCGGCTGAGCTACATGGCATCGACCAGCGAGTCGTCGGGCTCGGTCACCATCACGCTCACCTTCGAGAACGGCACAGACCCCGACACCGCGCAGGTGCAGGTGCAGAACAAGCTCTCGCTTGCCACGCCGCTGCTGCCGCAAGAGGTGCAGCAGCAGGGCGTCACCGTCACGAAGTCGGCCACCAACTTTCTGAACGTGTTGGCCTTCACCTCCGAAGACGGCAGCATGAACGGGTCGGACCTGTCCGACTACGTCGCGGCCAACGTCCAGGACGCAATCAGCCGCGTCGAGGGCGTGGGCGACACCACGCTCTTCGGCTCGCAGTACGCCATGCGCGTATGGCTCGACCCGAACAAGCTCTCCAGCTTCAGCCTCACGCCGCTGGATGTGAAGAACGCGATCACGGCGCAGAACGCGCAGGTTTCGGCCGGCCAGCTCGGCGGCATGCCTGCGGCAAGCAACCAGCAGCTCAACGCCACCATCACCTCGCAGACACGCCTGAAGACCGCGCAGGAGTTCGAGGACATCCTGCTGCGCACGCAGACCGACGGCTCGCAGGTTCGCCTGCGCGACGTCGCCCGCATCGAGCTCGGCAGCGAGTCGTACAACACGGTCGGTCGCTACAACGGCAAGCCGGCCGCGGGCCTGGCCATCAAGCTGGCCACCGGCGCCAATGCGCTCGACACGGTCAAGGCCGTCGATGCGCGCCTCGCCGAGCTCGAGAAGTTCTTTCCGCAGGGCATGAAGGTGCAGAAGCCCTACGACACAACGCCCTTCGTGCGGATCTCCATCGAGGAGGTCATCAAGACGCTCGTAGAGGCCGTGGTGCTGGTGTTCCTGGTGATGTATCTCTTCTTGCAGAATTTCCGCGCCACGCTGATTCCGACCATTGCGGTTCCCGTGGTGCTGCTGGGCACCTTCGGCGTGCTCGCGGCCTTCGGCTTCACCATCAACACCTTGACGATGTTCGCGATGGTGCTCGCCATCGGGCTGCTGGTGGACGATGCAATCGTGGTGGTCGAGAACGTCGAGCGTGTGATGGCCGATGAAGGCCTCCCGCCCAAGGAGGCCACGCGCAAGTCCATGGGCCAGATCACCGGTGCGCTGGTCGGCGTGGCCCTGGTGCTGGCGGCGGTGTTCGTGCCGATGGCTTTCTTCGGCGGCTCCACGGGCGTGATCTACCGGCAGTTCTCCATCACCATCGTGTCGGCCATGACGCTGTCGGTGCTCGTGGCGCTGGTGCTCACGCCCGCTCTTTGCGCGACACTGCTCAAGCCGGTCGACAAGGATCATGCGATGGCCACCACCGGCTTCTTCGGCTGGTTCAACCGCAGCTTCGATCGCGGCAACCGCCGCTACCAGGGCATCGTGCGGCACATGGTGGGCAAGGGCTGGCGCTACATGGCCTTGTACGCGGTCTTGTTTGCCGTGGTGGTGTTCGGCTTCATGAAGCTGCCGGTCGGCTTTCTGCCCGACGAAGACCAGGGCACGATGTTTGCGCTGGTGCAGCTGCCGCCGGGCGCGACGAACACGCGCACGGAAGAAGTCATCCGCCAGGTGGAGCATCACTTCCTGGTCGATCAGAAAGACGCGGTCTCGGGCATCTTCACGGTGGCGGGTTTCAGCTTCGCGGGCAGCGGGCAGAACACGGGCTTTGCCTTCATCAAGCTCAAGCCCTGGAATGAACGCGAGGGCGAAGCACTGAGCGTGACGGGAGTGGCCGCAAAGGCCGGCGCCTTCTTCAACACAATCAGGGACGCAAAGGTGTTTGCCTTCGCACCGCCCGCCGTGGCGGAGCTCGGCAACGCGACCGGCTTCGACCTGATGCTGCAGGATCGCGCCAACCTCGGTCACGAGGCGCTGATGCAGGCGCGCAACCAGCTGCTCGGCACGCTGGCCAAGGACAAGCGCCTGGTGGCCGTGCGCCCCAACGGGATGGAAGACACGCCCGAATTCAGACTCGAGATCGATCCGCACAAGGCGCAGGCCCAGGGCCTTTCGATGTCCGACATCAACGACACCTTCTCCACCGCCTGGGGCAGCAGCTACGTCAACGACTTCATCGACAAGGGGCGCGTGAAGAAGGTGATGCTGCAGGCCGATGCACAGTACCGGATGCTGCCGGAGGACATCGACCGCTGGTACGTGCGCAACAGCGCCGGAACGATGGTGCCCTTCACCTCGTTCGCCAAGGCTGGCTGGAGTTCGGGCTCGCCCCGCCTGGAGCGCTACAACGGGGTGCCCTCGGTGGAAATCCTGGGCATGGCGATGCCGGGAGCTGCATCGAGCGGTGACGCTCTCGCCATTGTCGAAGCCGCAGTCGCCAAACTGCCGCCGGGCATCGGCTACGAATGGACCGGCCTGTCGCGCCAGGAAAAGGCATCGAGCGGCCAGACCGGCCTGCTCTATGGGTTGTCGATCCTGATCGTGTTCCTGTGCCTTGCAGCGCTGTACGAGAGCTGGGCGATTCCGTTCTCGGTGATCCTGGTGGTGCCGCTCGGCGTGCTGGGCGCGCTTGTCGGCGCGATCCTGACGTGGAAGATGAACGACGTGTACTTCCAGGTCGGCCTGCTCACGACCATCGGGCTGGCGTCGAAGAACGCCATCCTGATCGTCGAGTTCGCGAAGGACCTGCATGCGCACGGCAAGAGCCTGGTCGAGTCGGCGATGGAGGCTGCTCGCATGCGGCTGCGGCCCATCCTCATGACCTCGCTGGCCTTCGTGCTCGGCGTGTTGCCGATGGTGCTGGGCACCGGTGCCGGGGCCGGCGCGCAGCATGCGCTGGGCACGGCCGTCATCGGCGGCATGCTGTCGGGCACGCTGCTCGCGATCTTCTTCGTGCCTCTTTTCTTCGTGCTGGTGCGCGGTCTCTTCAAGGGACGGTCGCCCTCGCCTGCTTTGCCCGCCTTGCCGGACTCGCATGCACAACCGGCCGCGGCCGCTTCCTGA